Within Candidatus Methylomirabilota bacterium, the genomic segment CGCTTTCGTCCTGGAAGACGAGCCAGGCGTGCCGGCGGCGAGCGTTTTTTTTACCGCGGGCCAGCGGACGTCGACCCAGTGCTGGATGGCCGTGTCGTTCCGTTCCTTCGCCCGCTTGGCGGGCCGCTGGAGCGTCCAGTCTGCGCATACCGGCGAAGCTGAACACCCAGATCGGCCCATCGTGAACGCGCCGATCGGGGATCGTGATCGGAGCGGAGCGACGCTGGCCGGCCGCTCAGCTGTCGAGCTTGCCCTCCTTTCTCCGTGAGGGACCTTTTAGCACGAGTCGGTGCGCATTGTGGAGGAGTCGATCGCAGATGGCGTCGGCCAGGGTAGGCTCGCCGATGTGATCGTGCCACTGGGCCGGGGGGAGCTGGCTCGTGACGATCGTGGAGCGGCTCCCATACCGGTCCTCGAGAATCTCGAGCAGGTCCCGGCGCTCCTGGTCCTGCGGCGGGGCCAAGCCCCAGTCATCGAGGAGGAGGACGTCCATCCGGGCGAGTTTGCCGAGGAGCCGGCCGTAGCTGCCGTCGGCGCGCGCCACGCGGAGGTCCTCGAACAGGCGGGAGGCCCGGCGGTAGTAGGCGCGGTAGCCGCGGCGGCAGGCCTGGTGGGCGAGGGCACAGGCGATGAAGCTCTTGCCGGTGCCGGGGGCGCCGGTGACGAGGACCTGCTGGTGCTCGGCGATCCAGCGGCAGGTGGCGAGCTGGCGGATGACGGCCTTGTCGAGCTCCCGGCGGGCGGGATAGTCGATGGCTTCGATGCAGGCCTGTGGCAGCTTGAGCTTGGCGTCCTGGAGGGCGCGGGCCAGGCGCTTGTTCTCCCGCGCCAGCCACTCGGCGTCGACCAGCAGCCCGAGCCGCTCATCGAAGCTGAGGGTGGCGAGCTCGGCGTTCTGCTGTTGCTCAGTCCAGGCCTGGGCCAGGGCCGGCAGCTTGAGGGCGTGCAGTTTGTCGAGGGTCGGGGTGGCGAGCATCGGGCCTCCTTACTGGTAGTAGTCCCGGCCGCGGATCTGTTCGTGGACGGGAGCCAGGGGGCGGGGCTCGGCCGGCTCGGGCGGGGGCAGCCGGTCGAGCCCGTGCTTGAGGATCGAGTCGACGTGGCGGTAGGAGCGGACGCCGACGGTCAGGGCCCGGGCACAGGCGGCCTCGAGGCGGGCGGCGCCGTCGCGGCGGCTGAGGCGGCGCAACCCCAGGCAGGAGCGATAGCCCTGCTCGGGATGTGGGCGGTCGGCGAGGATGGCGGCGACGAGGGCGGCCGTCTGGGGCCCGATGGTCTCGGCCCAGTGGATGAGGCGCGACGGCGTCCACTCGAGATGGTGCTGGTGGGCCTTGGGCATGTGGGCGGGGGTGGTGGTGTGCCGACCGGGCGTGTCATCGCGCCGATGGGCGGCGACCCGCTGGCCACGATGGAAGAGCTCGACGGTCGCGGCGCTGACCCGAGCGTCGATGATTTCGTGGATCAGGGCGTAGGGGACGGAGTAGTAGTGGCGGTGGAGCTCGACGTGGTAGTCGATATTGACGCGGGCGACCGCCCACTCGCCGTAGACGAATGGCTCGGCCGGCAGCGGCCGCAGGGCGGGGTGATCCAGCCGCTCGAAGAGCTCGCGGCGGCTGGCGCGGTACAGGCGCATGGGCCGGGTGTTCAGGTCGGCGAGGAGCTCGGCAATGCGGGTGTTGAGGGCCGCGAGAGAGAAGAAGGTCTCGTGGCGGAGCCGCGCGAGGATCCACCGCTCGGCGACCAACACCCCAGCTTCGATCTTGGCCTTGTCCCGTGGCTTCGCCGGCCGGGCCGGGAGGATGGCGGTGCCGTAGTGCGCCGCGAACTCTTCGTAGGTGCGCTGCAGGCCCGGCTCGTAGCGGCACGGCACGACCACGCCGCTCTTGAGCTGGTCGCAGACGATGGCGGCCGTGACCCCGCCGAAGAAGGCGAAGGCGCGGGTGTGGCTGGCGATCCAGTCGGGCACCTGCTGGGTGCGGGTCGCCTCAGCGTAGGTGTAGTTCGAGGCCCCGAGGACCGCGGCGAACAGCTCGACCTCGACGACCTCCCCGGTGGTCGGGTCGATGAGCCGGGGTTTGTGGCCCGCGTAGTCGACGAAGCACTTCTCGCCGGCG encodes:
- the istB gene encoding IS21-like element helper ATPase IstB; translated protein: MLATPTLDKLHALKLPALAQAWTEQQQNAELATLSFDERLGLLVDAEWLARENKRLARALQDAKLKLPQACIEAIDYPARRELDKAVIRQLATCRWIAEHQQVLVTGAPGTGKSFIACALAHQACRRGYRAYYRRASRLFEDLRVARADGSYGRLLGKLARMDVLLLDDWGLAPPQDQERRDLLEILEDRYGSRSTIVTSQLPPAQWHDHIGEPTLADAICDRLLHNAHRLVLKGPSRRKEGKLDS
- the istA gene encoding IS21 family transposase → MAAERLSMRQIREILRQKWALGLSHRAVAQSLTVGLGTISSVVARAQGAGLDWPQVQPLSDDILEGRLYGRPEVAGQRQRPAPDCAWIHAERRRPGVTLELLHLEYLERYPDGYRYTRFCDLYRRWLERRRLSMRQLHRAGEKCFVDYAGHKPRLIDPTTGEVVEVELFAAVLGASNYTYAEATRTQQVPDWIASHTRAFAFFGGVTAAIVCDQLKSGVVVPCRYEPGLQRTYEEFAAHYGTAILPARPAKPRDKAKIEAGVLVAERWILARLRHETFFSLAALNTRIAELLADLNTRPMRLYRASRRELFERLDHPALRPLPAEPFVYGEWAVARVNIDYHVELHRHYYSVPYALIHEIIDARVSAATVELFHRGQRVAAHRRDDTPGRHTTTPAHMPKAHQHHLEWTPSRLIHWAETIGPQTAALVAAILADRPHPEQGYRSCLGLRRLSRRDGAARLEAACARALTVGVRSYRHVDSILKHGLDRLPPPEPAEPRPLAPVHEQIRGRDYYQ